One segment of Tetrapisispora phaffii CBS 4417 chromosome 1, complete genome DNA contains the following:
- the RAD16 gene encoding DNA repair protein RAD16 (similar to Saccharomyces cerevisiae RAD16 (YBR114W); ancestral locus Anc_3.368) — MLEESEGGFIKPSRITRSTRNKSKNVNYIEISDNSEDDISVKGENDSEYMDSKENLQDIISIKDCDDDDNIPLNDHKHNTSSKVEKPTKKKRKAKAKKTKGPKLTPYERSTLRLYEFHPELKTVFEDLRNVPQYVPVRAVQPAGLSIKLLPFQLEGLAWLVDKEENSPYNGGVLADEMGMGKTIQTIALLLHDIKRTPSLVVAPTVALMQWKNEIEQHANGKLETYMYHGANRTSDMRVLSEYDVILTTYSVLESVYRKQTYGFRRKTGLVKEQSVLHNLPFYRVILDEAHNIKDRTSNTAKAVNAIQTQKRWCLSGTPLQNRIGEMYSLIRFLDIYPFTKYFCTKCDCNSKDWKFSDRMHCDKCNHVVMQHTNFFNHFMLKNIQKFGVEGPGLESFNNIQILLKNIMLRRTKVERADDLGLPPRIITIRSDYFNEEEKDLYRSLYSDVKRKFNSYVESGVVLNNYANIFSLITRMRQLADHPDLVLKRLNANSEITGVIICQLCNDEAEEPIESKCHHRFCRLCIKEFVESYMDNLASLTCPVCHIGLSIDLSQPSLECNMEAFRKQSIVNRINTSGTWRSSTKIEALVEELYKLRSNVRTIKSIVFSQFTSMLDLVEWRLQKAGFQTVKLQGNMSPTQRDETIKYFMNNINCEVFLVSLKAGGVALNLCEASHVFILDPWWNPSVEWQSGDRVHRIGQFRPVKITRFCIEDSIESRIIELQEKKANMINATINQDQAAINRLTPADLNFLFNN; from the coding sequence ATGTTGGAAGAAAGTGAAGGCGGGTTTATAAAACCTTCAAGAATCACAAGAAGTACTAGAAACAAAAGTAAAAATGTGAACTATATTGAGATATCTGACAATAGTGAGGATGATATCAGTGTAAAAGGTGAGAATGATTCAGAATATATGGATTCTAAAGAAAATCTACAAGATATTATCTCAATAAAAGATTgcgatgatgatgataatatacCCTTAAATGATCACAAACATAATACTTCATCAAAAGTGGAGAAACCAAccaagaagaagaggaaaGCAAAGGctaaaaaaacaaaaggACCAAAGTTAACTCCATACGAACGAAGTACACTACGGCTTTACGAATTTCACCCAGAATTGAAGACGGtatttgaagatttaaGAAATGTTCCACAATATGTTCCTGTCAGGGCAGTGCAACCTGCTGGGCTTTCAATAAAACTACTTCCTTTTCAATTAGAAGGTTTAGCTTGGCTAGTCGACAAGGAAGAGAATTCACCTTATAACGGTGGTGTTCTAGCAGATGAAATGGGTATGGGTAAAACAATCCAGACGATAGCATTACTACTGCATGACATTAAGAGAACTCCTTCCCTTGTCGTAGCTCCAACGGTAGCCTTAATGCAATGGAAAAATGAGATAGAGCAGCATGCGAACGGTAAACTGGAAACGTACATGTATCATGGTGCAAACAGAACCTCCGATATGCGTGTTCTATCTGAATATGATGTTATACTAACGACATATTCAGTCCTGGAATCTGTTTATAGAAAACAAACTTATGGGTTTCGGAGAAAAACAGGCTTGGTGAAAGAACAATCTGTCTTGCATAATCTACCGTTTTATAGGGTAATTTTAGATGAGGCACATAACATTAAAGATAGAACTAGTAATACAGCAAAAGCAGTGAATGCCATACAAACTCAAAAAAGATGGTGTTTAAGCGGTACACCTTTACAAAATAGAATTGGGGAGATGTATTCCCTAATAAGAtttttagatatatatCCATTTACAAAGTATTTTTGCACAAAATGTGATTGTAATTCAAAAGATTGGAAATTTTCTGATCGTATGCATTGTGATAAATGTAACCATGTCGTAATGCAACACACTAATTTTTTCAACCATTTCATGTTGAAAAACATACAAAAATTTGGTGTTGAAGGTCCAGGTTTAGAAAGTTTTAATAACATTCAAAttctattgaaaaatatcatGTTAAGGAGAACAAAAGTCGAAAGAGCTGATGACCTTGGTTTACCTCCTAGAATAATTACTATTCGGTCAgattattttaatgaagAGGAAAAGGATCTTTACCGTAGTTTATACAGTGATGTTAAAAGAAAGTTTAATTCTTATGTCGAAAGTGGTGTTGtcttaaataattatgCTAACATTTTCTCATTAATTACCAGAATGAGACAATTGGCAGATCATCCAGATTTAGTATTAAAAAGGCTAAATGCAAACTCAGAAATTACCGGAGTGATCATATGTCAATTATGTAACGATGAAGCAGAGGAACCGATTGAATCAAAATGTCATCATAGATTTTGTAGATTATGCATCAAAGAATTTGTAGAATCATATATGGACAATCTGGCATCATTAACGTGTCCGGTTTGTCATATTGGGTTAAGTATTGACTTATCTCAACCATCTTTGGAATGTAATATGGAGGCTTTTAGAAAGCAAAGCATTGTTAATAGAATAAATACTTCAGGGACATGGAGATCTTCAACCAAAATTGAAGCATTGGTCGAAGAATTGTACAAATTAAGGAGCAATGTCAGAACTATAAAGTCGATTGTGTTCTCACAATTTACTAGTATGTTAGATTTGGTGGAATGGAGGTTACAAAAAGCAGGTTTTCAAACAGTCAAACTGCAAGGCAATATGTCGCCTACTCAAAGAGATGAaactattaaatattttatgaatAACATTAACTGCGAGGTGTTTTTGGTTAGTTTAAAAGCAGGTGGTGTGGCATTGAATTTATGTGAGGCTTCTcatgtttttattttggaTCCGTGGTGGAATCCTAGTGTAGAGTGGCAAAGTGGTGACAGAGTTCATAGAATTGGTCAGTTTAGGCCTGTCAAAATTACTAGATTTTGTATTGAAGACAGTATTGAATCGAGAATAATTGAATTGCAGGAGAAGAAAGCAAATATGATAAACGCCACTATTAACCAAGATCAAGCCGCTATCAACCGCTTGACTCCAGCagatttgaatttcttattcaataattga
- the SPE3 gene encoding spermidine synthase (similar to Saccharomyces cerevisiae SPE3 (YPR069C); ancestral locus Anc_3.363) translates to MSQEITHPTIVDGWFREISDTMWPGQAMTLKVEKVLHHEKSKYQDVLIFKSTTYGNVLVLDNVIQVTERDEFSYQEMITHLAMNSHPNPKKVLVIGGGDGGVLREVVKHESVEEAWLCDIDEAVIRLSKEYLPEMSSVYSHPKVRTHIGDGFQFLRDYQNTFDVIITDSSDPEGPAETLFQKSYFELLNSALTEKGVISTQAESMWLHLPIIKDLKKACGEVFPVAEYAYTTIPTYPSGQIGFMICSKDKNANVKKPLREISNEKELELYRYYNKRIHETSFVLPTWVGKELNQ, encoded by the coding sequence ATGTCCCAAGAAATTACTCATCCTACAATCGTTGATGGTTGGTTCAGAGAGATCTCTGACACCATGTGGCCAGGTCAAGCTATGACTTTAAAGGTTGAAAAAGTCTTACATCATGAAAAATCTAAATACCAAGATGTTTTGATTTTCAAGTCTACCACTTACGGTAACGTTTTAGTTTTGGATAACGTTATTCAAGTCACTGAACGTGATGAATTCTCATACCAAGAAATGATCACTCATTTAGCTATGAACTCTCACCCAAACCCAAAGAAAGTCTTAGTCATTGGTGGTGGTGATGGTGGTGTCTTAAGAGAAGTTGTTAAACACGAATCTGTCGAAGAAGCATGGTTATGTGACATTGACGAAGCTGTTATCAGATTATCTAAAGAATATTTACCTGAAATGTCTTCCGTTTACTCTCATCCAAAAGTCAGAACCCACATCGGTGATGGTTTCCAATTCTTAAGAGACTACCAAAACACTTTTGATGTCATCATCACTGACTCATCTGACCCAGAAGGTCCAGCTGAAACTTTATTCCAAAAGTCctattttgaattattaaacaGTGCTTTAACAGAAAAGGGTGTTATTAGTACTCAAGCTGAAAGCATGTGGTTACACTTAccaattattaaagatttaaagaaaGCGTGTGGCGAAGTTTTCCCAGTTGCCGAATATGCTTATACTACAATCCCAACTTATCCATCTGGTCAAATTGGTTTTATGATTTGTTCCAAAGATAAGAATGCTAATGTTAAGAAGCCACTTCgtgaaatttcaaatgaaaaagaattggAATTATACAGATACTACAACAAGCGTATTCATGAAACCTCTTTCGTCCTACCAACTTGGGTTGGCAAAGAACTAAAtcaatag
- the TPHA0A03540 gene encoding uncharacterized protein, with translation MAKVDINGTGLPPRPTSWRLGIVALILLINIISIYYINGASNFRFANERKDGVLLHSMERVPLETNPSDELAVLDTPTADYTPVLFKRSWRADIIDGAVSTFSDIVTGANLIYSGGCTSTFVALLGVTLPGIGGAALGTCLWVGSLLAAANFVSYTLLKHGNNGGWEYDSDSATAHKRSFDERNLLGLPGYRHIIGPLYTQISGDTDGHSERMLRDISHEHANRVLSSSGLFSNATGALMHIGYQFILNHDTYNTTVITDIAGHADAINTYLTCLPGEYCYSVSNTNNNTLTKRDDNGFWLSYNDWGDNLGYAADWASWGEFTKAAQEYQGQDVLGAIQQIQPCTQQQCYGIYNKFCFAGGLSATRGENSAFVGEVYYTAFGGVDGDCYNG, from the coding sequence ATGGCGAAAGTAGATATCAATGGTACTGGTCTACCTCCTCGTCCAACTTCATGGCGTTTGGGCATCGTGGCTCTGATTCTTTTGATAAACATTATATCAATTTATTACATCAATGGTGCGTCAAACTTTAGATTTGCaaatgaaagaaaagatGGTGTATTATTACACTCAATGGAGAGGGTACCATTGGAGACAAACCCTTCTGATGAACTTGCCGTATTAGATACCCCGACTGCTGATTATACACCTGTGTTGTTCAAAAGAAGTTGGCGAGCAGATATAATAGATGGAGCCGTTAGTACATTTTCTGATATTGTCACTGGGGCTAATTTGATCTATAGTGGTGGCTGCACTTCTACCTTTGTTGCACTTCTGGGTGTTACTCTACCTGGTATTGGTGGTGCTGCGCTCGGAACATGTTTATGGGTAGGTTCATTGCTTGCAGCTGCTAATTTTGTATCCTATACTCTTCTAAAACATGGTAATAATGGAGGCTGGGAGTACGATAGTGACAGTGCTACAGCTCATAAGCGGAGTTTCGATGAAAGAAACTTATTAGGCTTACCTGGTTATAGGCATATAATTGGACCTCTATATACTCAAATCAGCGGTGATACAGATGGCCATTCAGAAAGGATGCTAAGAGACATTTCGCATGAACATGCAAATAGGGTTTTGTCTTCATCTGGACTTTTTTCTAATGCTACGGGTGCCTTGATGCACATTGGCTACCAATTTATTCTAAACCATGATACTTATAATACTACAGTTATTACAGATATTGCTGGACATGCTGATGCAATTAACACGTACCTTACTTGTCTCCCTGGTGAATATTGCTACTCAGTTTCTAATaccaataataatactcTGACGAAGCGTGATGATAATGGGTTCTGGCTCAGCTACAACGACTGGGGAGATAATCTCGGTTATGCGGCTGACTGGGCAAGCTGGGGTGAGTTCACTAAGGCAGCTCAGGAATATCAAGGCCAGGATGTGCTAGGTGCTATCCAACAGATACAACCTTGCACACAACAACAGTGTTATGgtatatataataagtTTTGCTTTGCAGGAGGTTTATCCGCTACTAGAGGAGAAAACTCTGCTTTTGTTGGTGAAGTATATTACACGGCGTTTGGTGGTGTTGATGGTGATTGCTATAACGGCTAG
- the AIM3 gene encoding Aim3p (similar to Saccharomyces cerevisiae YBR108W; ancestral locus Anc_3.359): MSGFWANNKDSIYSGLKTVGKAGYNGTKTVAKTGYSAGKKHYKNSKSQRDGTTKHKDDEDYSGEDEDDNEGYKYTPPPNRLQDPASFPAPPIRAGQKQYGPDGQVIEATTAMGGQFPNNAASQQPLQPQYQQPSQVQQPSQGQQLPQPQYQQPPQAQYQQSPQPQPQYQQPPQPQYQQPPQAQYQQSPQAQYQQSPQPQPQYQQPPQAQYQQPLQTQQPLQVETNQRSVPPPPQRSVQQAQHSVNQAQYKSAAPVGSPSLPQQFLAQPPVAQVQNQENQLQSEASVELPFNYPTNQAQLQHQNLTQPTFSQSPITGDSPQPVKTPSNEVPFVHQLQNQLQNQSQDKLLQQHPVSNNETEAIMNTPNVAVVNNVSDPSTFTPTYTAVNRQVPHPSVYGNTVSAEFVPSADAVYSTQGDASSVAYNSAVNITPYDPSASGQERDSKRINIPSIDTTALPPPPTHKDRGLNTVNSPTAQSLTSASFSQETPRSSPPIKMTDIDIPDELNETLNNSGTSQDAQKSSEEPEVERIGIAGSYDNLAKVNFAPPPRPYNAVVNQDKAPAAPRKINSSATTALQLPQRRTAPSLIRKTDNPITQETKPSNPVKDFLPPPKPYRASPMDSDNLDKNKSGVLSSGDSRLDNKPSFKGLQPPPPSHNISINSLTHVAPEPITASDDGSESTPTNTGIKLSSEIPISNFAPPPKPFRHVSTDPSNDIEIRKTPVLPVTNNSRSRPGKKAPPPLVKPKPKNLNKSLNSEVSTDPENSDSKDIYNKTQSSANSSAIVEDSELSQVLNKMKLKKTGSIKNVPPSANSSMREQTQKKSPPIIPRKKDTLKTKPPVVPAKKEALKLHNDQGSSGKATEFPEDNDDEFNPFQKYLKQAVPVENDRLHK, from the coding sequence ATGAGTGGTTTTTGGGCAAATAATAAGGATTCTATTTATTCTGGATTAAAAACAGTTGGTAAAGCTGGTTATAACGGTACTAAAACAGTAGCAAAAACTGGTTATTCTGCAGGTAAGAAGCATTATAAGAACAGCAAAAGTCAAAGGGATGGAACTACAAAACACAAGGATGATGAGGATTATTCTGGGGAAGATGAAGACGATAATGAAGGCTATAAGTATACACCCCCACCAAACCGATTACAAGATCCTGCTTCGTTTCCTGCACCACCTATTAGAGCAGGTCAAAAACAGTATGGCCCTGATGGGCAGGTGATCGAGGCAACAACAGCAATGGGGGGGCAATTTCCAAACAACGCTGCATCTCAACAGCCTCTACAACCACAATATCAGCAACCTTCACAGGTTCAGCAACCTTCACAGGGTCAGCAACTCCCACAACCTCAGTATCAGCAACCTCCACAGGCCCAGTATCAGCAATCTCCACAACCACAACCTCAATATCAGCAACCTCCACAACCTCAGTATCAGCAACCTCCACAGGCCCAGTATCAGCAATCTCCACAGGCCCAGTATCAGCAATCTCCACAACCACAACCTCAATATCAGCAACCTCCACAAGCTCAGTATCAACAGCCTCTGCAGACACAGCAACCTCTTCAGGTAGAAACAAATCAACGCTCTGTTCCGCCGCCTCCTCAACGATCAGTACAACAAGCACAACATTCTGTAAACCAAGCTCAATACAAAAGTGCTGCACCGGTAGGATCTCCTTCTTTACCACAGCAATTTTTAGCTCAACCACCTGTAGCACAAGTACAAAATCAGGAAAATCAATTGCAAAGTGAAGCATCAGTTGAACTACCGTTTAATTATCCAACAAACCAAGCTCAACTTCAGCATCAAAATTTAACTCAACCTACTTTTTCACAGTCGCCGATAACTGGAGATAGTCCACAACCTGTAAAAACGCCAAGTAATGAAGTACCTTTTGTACACCAACTACAAAATCAACTACAAAATCAATCACAAGACAAACTTCTACAGCAACATCCAGTTTCAAACAATGAGACTGAAGCTATAATGAATACTCCAAATGTAGCAGTAGTAAATAATGTAAGCGATCCGTCAACATTTACACCGACCTATACTGCTGTAAATAGACAAGTACCGCATCCAAGCGTTTATGGAAATACTGTTAGTGCTGAGTTTGTACCCTCAGCAGACGCAGTATATTCTACACAAGGTGATGCTAGTTCAGTAGCATATAATTCGGCTGTTAATATCACACCATATGATCCAAGTGCTAGTGGTCAAGAACGTGACAGTAAGAGAATTAATATTCCTTCAATTGATACGACAGCGCTACCACCACCTCCTACCCATAAAGATAGGGGATTAAATACTGTCAACAGTCCCACTGCGCAGTCTTTAACATCCGCTTCTTTTAGCCAAGAAACTCCTAGATCCAGTCCACCTATAAAAATGACCGATATCGATATCCCtgatgaattaaatgaaactttaaataattcaggAACTTCACAAGATGCTCAAAAGAGTAGTGAGGAACCTGAAGTAGAAAGAATTGGCATTGCCGGCTCATACGATAATTTAGCTAAAGTCAATTTTGCTCCACCTCCAAGACCATATAATGCCGTAGTTAATCAAGACAAGGCTCCTGCTGCTCCTCGTAAGATCAATAGCAGTGCTACAACTGCTCTACAATTACCACAAAGAAGAACTGCTCCAAGtttaataagaaaaacAGATAACCCAATTACCCAAGAAACTAAACCGTCTAACCCTGTAAAAGATTTTTTACCACCTCCAAAACCATATAGGGCCTCTCCAATGGATTCAgataatttagataaaaataagaGCGGTGTTTTGTCATCAGGTGATTCCAGGTTGGATAATAAACCTTCATTCAAAGGTCTTCAACCTCCACCTCCATCTCATAACATTTCTATTAACAGTCTTACTCATGTTGCTCCTGAGCCAATTACAGCTTCGGATGATGGTAGTGAGAGTACTCCAACTAATACAGGAATTAAGTTGAGCTCCGAGATACCTATTTCCAATTTTGCACCTCCACCAAAACCCTTCAGACATGTATCAACAGATCCATCGAATGACATTGAGATTAGAAAAACCCCAGTATTGCCAGTGACAAATAACTCAAGATCACGCCCTGGAAAGAAAGCTCCGCCACCACTTGTAAAACCAAAACCtaagaatttgaataaatcaCTGAATAGTGAAGTATCTACTGATCCTGAAAATTCTGAttcaaaagatatttaCAATAAAACGCAATCCAGTGCTAATAGTTCAGCCATAGTTGAGGATAGTGAATTATCACAagttttgaataaaatgaaGTTAAAGAAAACAGGCAGCATAAAAAATGTTCCTCCCAGCGCCAATTCTTCGATGAGGGAACAAACACAGAAAAAATCCCCGCCAATTATCCCAAGAAAAAAGGATACTTTAAAAACCAAGCCACCTGTTGTTCCAGCAAAGAAAGAAGCATTAAAATTACACAATGATCAGGGTTCTTCTGGGAAGGCAACTGAATTCCCAgaagataatgatgatgaatttaACCCATTTCAAAAATACTTAAAGCAAGCCGTTCCAGTTGAAAATGACCGGTTACATAAATAg
- the ALG1 gene encoding chitobiosyldiphosphodolichol beta-1,4 mannosyltransferase (similar to Saccharomyces cerevisiae ALG1 (YBR110W); ancestral locus Anc_3.361), whose translation MLGLYDVSHWLIVMAIIYLVLPLLTYLLLPYIFYGTKSTKKRIIIYVIGEIGHSPRMCYHALSFSEHGYDVELCGYVTDSIPKDIIDDENITIHEIPIYENTRNTKSLLFLLKKVLFQIFTIVKQLWYLRGSNYLLVQNPPTIPILPLAVIYRLTGCKLIIDWHNLGYSILQLKFNQNFYHPLVLCAYMIEYIFSRFANYNITVTEAMKTYLVERFGLNPAKCFVLYDRPPHKFQPFNGTIEERLSIIKKEDFIKDFIPSDFDIIKGDKILVTSTSFTPDEDIKILVGALKIYEHTYQKFDNNLPKIICFITGKGPMKEEIMKQVANHDWKLCKIEFLWLSAEDYPKLLRLCDYGVSLHASSSGLDLPMKILDMNGSGLPVIALNYPVLNELVVHKKNGLKFTDRRELHESLIFAMKDPELLDSLKRNVILEAGKRWNSSWEPAMKEMKLI comes from the coding sequence ATGTTAGGTTTATATGACGTTAGTCATTGGTTAATAGTGATGGCGATAATTTACCTAGTGCTTCCATTGCTTACGTATTTACTCCTACCATACATATTTTATGGAACTAAATCTACGAAGAAAAGGATAATCATTTATGTTATTGGTGAAATTGGACATTCTCCAAGAATGTGTTACCATGCTTTGAGTTTTAGCGAACATGGATATGACGTCGAGTTATGTGGATATGTTACGGACTCCATTCCAAAAGATATCAtcgatgatgaaaatatcaCTATTCATGAGATTCCAATTTATGAGAATACTAGGAATACTAAGAGTTTGTTATtcttattgaaaaaagtattatttcaaatattcacAATCGTTAAACAGTTATGGTATTTAAGAGGTAGTAATTATCTGTTGGTACAGAATCCTCCAACCATTCCAATTTTGCCACTTGCTGTTATTTACAGATTGACAGGTTGTAAATTAATCATAGATTGGCATAATTTAGGATATTCTATTTTGCAGttaaaatttaatcaaAACTTTTATCATCCATTAGTATTATGTGCATATATGATCGAGTACATATTTTCTAGATTTGcaaattataatatcaCAGTAACTGAGGCAATGAAAACTTATTTGGTAGAACGTTTTGGATTAAACCCTGCAAAATGTTTTGTATTGTATGACAGACCACCTCACAAATTCCAACCCTTTAATGGAACAATTGAAGAACGTTTGTCGATTATAAAAAAGGaagattttattaaagattttatcCCGTCAgattttgatataataaaagGTGATAAAATCCTTGTAACCTCGACTTCCTTCACTCCTGATGAAGATATCAAGATATTGGTTGGTGCATTAAAGATTTATGAGCACacttatcaaaaatttgataataatttaccAAAGATTATATGTTTTATTACGGGTAAAGGGCCTATGAAAGAAGAGATTATGAAGCAAGTAGCAAACCATGACTGGAAACTTtgtaaaattgaatttttatgGTTATCAGCAGAGGATTACCCAAAATTATTGCGTTTATGTGATTATGGTGTGTCTTTACATGCATCAAGTTCTGGTTTAGACTTAccaatgaaaattttagatATGAATGGATCTGGTTTGCCTGTGATTGCTTTGAATTATCCAGTTTTGAACGAACTAGTAGTTCATAAGAAAAACGGTTTAAAATTTACTGATAGAAGAGAACTTCAtgaatctttaatttttgcaATGAAAGACCctgaattattagataGTTTAAAAAGGAATGTTATACTAGAAGCAGGAAAAAGATGGAATTCCAGTTGGGAGCCTGCTAtgaaagaaatgaaattgatttaa